One genomic region from Pseudochaenichthys georgianus chromosome 15, fPseGeo1.2, whole genome shotgun sequence encodes:
- the mxtx1 gene encoding mix-type homeobox gene 1 has product MWKDSSNDDARPVSSSGGSSRSASRRKRTSFSKDHVELLRVTFETDPYPGIGLRESLSQTTGLPESRIQVWFQNRRARTLKVKGANKALWQSDSPVHDALSPIHAVASRGPGSVHLPPHGPPPAYPTQVKKEVDESYYYYGQHPPAYSTIEEHFGSMYDLQQGRALGGTSSPPLRGFWSKPGSQSSPVPSRWCHSPLEMRNYGSSQAAAMYPGSADQQIYMPVSTSHSSTPDTPDSGYWDASVESSPPVESQNSQLEDSWSGAAPEGTLGSKPLAPLPELSLKEILGVLEEDWMGGEGLNTHTSGKKMSFC; this is encoded by the exons ATGATGCCAGACCTGTGTCCTCCAGTGGCGGCTCCTCTCGCAGCGCAAGTCGCAGGAAGAGAACTAGCTTCTCCAAAGACCACGTGGAGCTCCTGCGGGTCACCTTCGAGACCGACCCGTACCCTGGCATCGGCCTCAGGGAGAGCCTGTCCCAGACCACAGGCCTGCCGGAGTCACGCATCCAG GTGTGGTTTCAGAACAGAAGAGCTCGCACTCTGAAGGTCAAAGGAGCCAACAAGGCTCTGTGGCAGTCAGATAGCCCGGTCCATGATGCTCTGTCCCCCATTCATGCTGTAGCCAGCAGGGGTCCTGGCTCAGTGCATCTGCCTCCTCACGGCCCTCCGCCTGCCTACCCAACCCAGGTGAAGAAGGAAGTAGATGAATCCTACTACTACTACGGACAGCATCCTCCAGCATACTCCACCATTGAGGAGCATTTTGGCTCCATGTATGACCTTCAGCAGGGCAGAGCATTGGGAGGCACCTCCAGCCCACCTTTGAGGGGCTTCTGGTCCAAGCCTGGCAGCCAATCCTCCCCAGTCCCTTCTCGGTGGTGCCACTCCCCCCTGGAGATGAGAAACTACGGGTCCAGTCAGGCAGCCGCCATGTATCCAGGATCCGCAGACCAGCAGATTTATATGCCCGTCTCCACCTCCCACTCCTCAACTCCTGACACCCCCGATTCTGGATACTGGGACGCCAGTGTGGAGAGCAGCCCACCGGTGGAGAGTCAGAACTCACAGCTGGAGGATTCGTGGAGCGGAGCTGCTCCGGAGGGAACCCTGGGGTCCAAACCTCTGGCCCCTCTGCCTGAGCTGTCCCTGAAGGAGATCCTGGGGGTTCTGGAGGAGGACTGGATGGGAGGAGAGGGACTGAACACTCACACCTCCGGGAAAAAAATGTCCTTCTGCTAA